From Aerosticca soli, a single genomic window includes:
- a CDS encoding type I restriction-modification system subunit M yields the protein MAMKGRARNDTTRNGNGGNLGFEAELFKAADKLRGNMEPSDYKHVALGLIFLKYISDAFEARHAALLAEDPAAAEDRDEYLADNIFWVPKDARWSHLQANARRPEIGQLIDDAMRAIERDNASLKGVLPKDYARPALNKVMLGELIDLFSNIGLGQEADRARDVLGRVYEYFLGQFAGAEGKRGGEFYTPRSVVRVLVEMLEPYHGRVYDPCCGSGGMFVQSEKFVQEHGGRIGDIAIYGQESNYTTWRLARMNLAVRGIDADIRWNNEGSFHKDELRDLKFDHILANPPFNVSDWGGERLRDDPRWLFGVPPVGNANFAWLQHIYWHLAPFGTAGVVLANGSMSSQQSGEGDIRRAMCDADAVDCMVALPGQLFYSTQIPACLWFLARDKSGARLPSPARAPGAGGKLRDRRGQVLFIDARRLGHMVDRTRRELSDDDIDQIARTYHAWRGEPDAGAYADIPGFCKSATLDDIRRHGHVLTPGRYVGAAAQQNDGEPFEDKMARLAGQWRDQQQQAARLDAAIEANLRELGF from the coding sequence ATGGCCATGAAGGGAAGGGCACGGAACGACACCACCAGGAACGGCAACGGAGGCAACCTCGGCTTCGAAGCCGAGCTGTTCAAGGCCGCCGACAAGCTGCGCGGCAACATGGAGCCCAGCGACTACAAGCACGTGGCGCTGGGGCTGATCTTCCTCAAATACATCTCCGACGCCTTCGAGGCCCGCCACGCCGCCCTGCTGGCCGAAGACCCAGCCGCCGCCGAGGACCGCGACGAGTACCTCGCCGACAACATCTTCTGGGTGCCAAAGGACGCGCGCTGGTCGCATCTGCAGGCCAACGCCCGCCGCCCCGAGATCGGCCAGCTCATCGACGACGCCATGCGCGCCATCGAGCGCGACAACGCCTCGCTCAAGGGCGTGCTACCCAAGGACTACGCCCGCCCGGCGCTCAACAAAGTGATGCTGGGCGAGCTGATCGACCTCTTTTCCAACATCGGCCTCGGCCAGGAGGCCGACCGCGCCAGGGACGTGCTCGGGCGCGTGTACGAGTATTTTCTGGGCCAGTTCGCCGGCGCCGAGGGCAAGCGCGGCGGCGAGTTCTACACCCCGCGCAGCGTGGTGCGCGTGCTGGTGGAAATGCTGGAGCCCTACCACGGCCGCGTCTACGACCCCTGCTGCGGCTCCGGCGGCATGTTCGTGCAGAGCGAAAAGTTCGTGCAGGAACACGGCGGGCGCATCGGCGACATCGCCATCTACGGCCAGGAAAGCAACTACACCACCTGGCGCCTGGCGCGCATGAACCTCGCCGTGCGCGGCATCGACGCCGACATCCGCTGGAACAACGAAGGCAGCTTCCACAAGGACGAGCTGCGCGACCTCAAGTTCGACCACATCCTCGCCAACCCGCCGTTCAACGTCTCCGACTGGGGCGGCGAGCGCCTGCGCGACGACCCGCGCTGGCTGTTCGGCGTGCCGCCCGTGGGCAACGCCAACTTCGCCTGGCTGCAGCACATCTACTGGCACCTGGCGCCGTTCGGCACCGCCGGCGTGGTGCTGGCCAACGGCTCCATGTCCTCGCAGCAGTCCGGCGAAGGCGACATCCGCCGCGCCATGTGTGATGCCGACGCCGTGGACTGCATGGTGGCGCTGCCGGGGCAGCTGTTCTACTCCACGCAGATTCCCGCCTGCCTGTGGTTCCTGGCGCGCGACAAGTCCGGTGCGCGCCTGCCCTCGCCCGCACGCGCGCCCGGGGCCGGCGGCAAACTGCGCGACCGGCGCGGGCAAGTGCTGTTCATCGACGCGCGCCGGCTGGGGCACATGGTGGACCGCACCCGGCGCGAGCTGAGCGATGACGACATCGACCAGATCGCCCGCACCTACCACGCCTGGCGCGGCGAGCCCGACGCCGGCGCCTACGCGGACATCCCCGGCTTCTGCAAATCCGCCACGCTGGACGACATCCGCCGGCACGGCCACGTGCTCACGCCCGGCCGCTACGTCGGCGCGGCGGCACAGCAAAACGACGGCGAACCGTTCGAAGACAAGATGGCCCGGCTGGCCGGGCAGTGGCGCGACCAGCAACAACAGGCGGCGCGGCTGGATGCGGCGATCGAAGCGAACCTGCGGGAGCTGGGGTTTTGA
- a CDS encoding ABC transporter substrate-binding protein: MTACGPQRIVCLTEEPTEVLYALGEQHRIVGISGFTVRPPRARREKPKVSAFTSAKIDEILALEPNLAIGFSDIQADIARALVAAGVEVWISNHRSVEGILDYIRRLGALVGASDGAEAYARRAEAHIAAVRAAAAALPRRPRVYFEEWDEPIIVGIRWVAELIRIAGGEDVFPECAAAPLARDRILADTGEVVRRAPDIIIGSWCGKRFRPERVAARPGWSAIPAVRDGELHEIKSPIILQPGPAALFDGLDALHALIARWAQRRA, encoded by the coding sequence GTGACCGCGTGCGGACCGCAGCGCATCGTCTGTCTCACCGAAGAGCCGACCGAGGTGCTCTACGCGCTCGGCGAGCAGCATCGCATCGTCGGCATTTCCGGTTTCACCGTGCGCCCGCCACGGGCGCGCAGGGAAAAGCCCAAGGTCAGCGCCTTCACCAGCGCGAAGATCGACGAGATCCTCGCCCTCGAACCGAATCTCGCCATCGGTTTTTCCGACATCCAGGCCGACATCGCCCGCGCGCTCGTCGCCGCCGGCGTGGAGGTGTGGATCAGCAACCACCGCAGCGTCGAGGGCATCCTCGACTACATCCGCCGCCTGGGTGCGCTGGTCGGCGCCAGCGATGGCGCCGAGGCCTACGCGCGCCGCGCCGAGGCGCACATCGCCGCGGTGCGTGCGGCCGCCGCCGCGCTGCCGCGCCGCCCCAGGGTGTATTTCGAGGAATGGGACGAGCCGATCATCGTCGGCATCCGCTGGGTCGCCGAACTCATCCGCATCGCCGGCGGCGAGGACGTCTTCCCCGAGTGCGCCGCCGCGCCGCTCGCGCGCGATCGCATCCTCGCCGACACAGGTGAAGTGGTGCGCCGCGCGCCGGACATCATCATCGGCTCCTGGTGCGGCAAGCGCTTTCGTCCCGAGCGCGTCGCCGCGCGGCCCGGCTGGTCCGCCATCCCGGCCGTGCGCGACGGCGAGCTGCACGAGATCAAGTCGCCGATCATCCTGCAGCCCGGCCCCGCCGCGCTGTTCGACGGCCTCGATGCCCTGCATGCACTGATCGCCCGCTGGGCGCAGCGACGCGCCTGA
- a CDS encoding secondary thiamine-phosphate synthase enzyme YjbQ — protein MSTRGLPLRHITQSDITVHTRGRGLVEITAPVVEAVAASGVGLGLVHVFTTHTSCSLLIGENADPTVRDDLERWFARAVPDGDPLFRHDAEGPDDMPAHVRSILTGVDLTVPVHGGKPRLGTWQGIYLWEHRHDPHQRRITLTVLGH, from the coding sequence ATGAGCACCCGCGGCTTGCCGTTGCGCCACATCACCCAGAGCGACATCACCGTACACACGCGCGGGCGCGGCCTGGTCGAGATCACGGCCCCGGTCGTCGAGGCGGTGGCGGCGAGCGGGGTGGGGCTCGGCCTCGTCCACGTGTTCACCACCCACACCAGCTGCTCGTTGCTGATCGGCGAGAACGCCGATCCCACCGTGCGCGACGATCTGGAGCGCTGGTTCGCGCGGGCGGTGCCCGACGGCGACCCGCTGTTCCGCCACGATGCCGAAGGCCCGGACGACATGCCCGCCCACGTGCGCAGCATCCTCACCGGCGTCGACCTGACCGTGCCGGTGCACGGCGGCAAGCCGCGGCTCGGCACCTGGCAGGGCATCTACCTCTGGGAACACCGGCACGACCCGCACCAGCGCAGGATCACGCTGACCGTGCTCGGTCATTGA
- the pdxH gene encoding pyridoxamine 5'-phosphate oxidase, which translates to MLNSEILQTFRSLLAEAEAAGEPEPHAMNLATADAGGRVSSRIVLLKGIDERGPRFFTNYQSDKALQLEAHPQAALCFHWKHLREGVQVRFEGSTRKLTAEESDAYFATRPRLSQLGAWASLQSQTLPDRAAFEQRLAHYEREFEGRPVPRPPHWGGYVLEPDMVEFWYGAAFRLHERQRWSRHGQTWTCRMLYP; encoded by the coding sequence ATGCTGAACTCCGAGATTCTGCAAACCTTCAGGTCGCTGCTGGCTGAAGCCGAAGCGGCCGGTGAACCCGAACCCCACGCGATGAACCTCGCCACCGCCGATGCCGGCGGCCGGGTGAGTTCGCGCATCGTGCTGCTCAAGGGCATCGACGAGCGCGGCCCGCGTTTTTTCACCAATTACCAGAGCGACAAGGCGCTGCAGCTCGAGGCGCATCCGCAGGCAGCGTTGTGCTTCCACTGGAAGCATCTGCGCGAAGGCGTGCAGGTGCGTTTCGAGGGTTCCACCCGCAAGCTGACCGCGGAGGAATCGGACGCCTATTTCGCCACCCGGCCGCGACTGAGCCAGCTCGGCGCCTGGGCCTCGTTGCAGTCGCAGACGCTGCCCGACCGCGCCGCGTTCGAGCAGCGCCTGGCCCACTACGAGCGCGAGTTCGAGGGGCGTCCGGTGCCGCGCCCGCCGCACTGGGGCGGTTACGTGCTGGAGCCGGACATGGTCGAGTTCTGGTACGGCGCCGCATTCCGGCTGCACGAACGCCAGCGCTGGAGCCGCCACGGGCAGACCTGGACCTGCCGGATGCTCTATCCATGA
- a CDS encoding kinase produces MNQDASTQNEALAGHLLDHYAGRIARARRPYLLGLSGLQGSGKSTLARVMKATAEARGWPTEVLALDDFYYSRGERESLAREVHPLLRTRGVPGTHEIELLLSVLAALPQASPRLPVSWPRFDKGRDTRVPPSRWPRVVRPPRLVILEGWALGLRPQLQSALEAPVNALEREEDADGQWRRWVNQQLRAYQPLWRKLDALIVLQAPDWSVVRRWRGEEEARLRARGAPLAMDEAALARFLAHFERLSRHALATLPALADSVVEYDTERRVTGLSHA; encoded by the coding sequence ATGAACCAGGATGCTAGCACGCAGAACGAGGCCCTCGCCGGCCATCTGCTGGACCATTACGCCGGCCGCATCGCCCGCGCCCGCCGGCCCTACCTGCTGGGGCTTTCCGGCTTGCAAGGCAGCGGCAAGAGCACCCTCGCGCGGGTGATGAAGGCCACCGCCGAGGCGCGTGGTTGGCCGACCGAGGTGCTCGCTCTCGATGACTTCTACTACTCGCGCGGCGAGCGCGAGAGCCTCGCCCGCGAGGTGCATCCGCTGCTGCGCACGCGTGGCGTGCCGGGCACGCACGAGATCGAGCTCTTGCTTTCGGTGCTGGCCGCGCTGCCGCAGGCCTCGCCGCGGCTGCCGGTGAGCTGGCCGCGTTTCGACAAGGGACGCGATACGCGCGTGCCGCCCTCGCGCTGGCCGCGGGTGGTGCGGCCGCCGCGCCTGGTGATCCTGGAAGGCTGGGCGCTCGGCCTGAGGCCGCAGCTGCAGTCCGCGCTGGAGGCGCCAGTCAATGCGCTCGAGCGTGAGGAGGATGCCGACGGCCAGTGGCGGCGCTGGGTCAACCAGCAACTGCGCGCCTATCAGCCGTTGTGGCGCAAGCTCGACGCGCTGATCGTGCTGCAGGCGCCGGACTGGTCGGTGGTGCGGCGCTGGCGTGGCGAGGAGGAAGCTCGTCTGCGCGCCCGCGGCGCGCCGCTGGCCATGGACGAGGCGGCGCTGGCGCGATTCCTGGCCCATTTCGAGCGGCTGAGCCGGCATGCGCTGGCGACGCTGCCGGCGCTGGCCGACAGCGTGGTGGAATACGACACCGAGCGCCGCGTCACCGGCTTGAGCCACGCCTGA
- a CDS encoding NAD-dependent epimerase/dehydratase family protein, whose translation MAMQCSSTEAPLERVLIAGAGDLGLRVGRLLRERGAKVYALRRHPPVHGDDGLCWIGGDLTAPASLGPLPRSITAVVYAPAPDERTAAAYRALYVDGLRGLIARLDTRALGRVLFVSSSAVYGEHGDDWVDEDTPPAPLTATGAALLEAERWLQAQPLPAVVLRLAGLYGPGRTELIERLRRGQARVPREVVHFANRIHVEDAATAVAHLLARRETAPLYVGTDDSPLPLATLYDHLAALLGVPPPAPGAPPPGVGSKRLSNRRLRASGWTPRWPDARAGYAALLAPD comes from the coding sequence ATGGCGATGCAATGTAGCAGCACCGAAGCGCCGCTCGAACGCGTGCTGATCGCCGGCGCCGGCGATTTGGGCCTGCGCGTGGGGCGGCTGTTGCGCGAGCGCGGGGCCAAGGTCTATGCCTTGCGTCGCCATCCGCCAGTGCACGGCGACGACGGCCTCTGCTGGATCGGCGGCGACTTGACGGCGCCGGCCTCGCTCGGGCCGCTGCCGCGCAGCATCACCGCCGTGGTCTACGCACCCGCCCCGGACGAGCGCACCGCGGCGGCCTACCGCGCGCTGTATGTCGACGGCTTGCGCGGGCTCATCGCCCGGCTCGACACCCGCGCACTCGGGCGCGTGCTGTTCGTCTCCTCGAGCGCGGTGTACGGCGAGCACGGCGACGACTGGGTCGACGAGGACACGCCGCCCGCGCCGCTCACCGCCACCGGCGCCGCCTTGCTGGAAGCCGAGCGCTGGCTGCAGGCGCAGCCGCTGCCCGCGGTGGTGCTGCGGCTGGCGGGGCTGTACGGACCGGGTCGCACCGAGCTCATCGAGCGGCTGCGGCGCGGGCAGGCACGGGTGCCGCGCGAAGTCGTGCATTTCGCCAACCGCATCCACGTCGAGGATGCCGCGACGGCGGTGGCGCATCTGCTCGCCCGGCGCGAAACGGCTCCGCTGTACGTGGGCACGGACGATTCGCCGTTGCCGCTGGCGACGCTGTACGACCATCTGGCGGCACTGCTCGGCGTGCCGCCGCCCGCGCCAGGAGCGCCACCGCCCGGCGTGGGCAGCAAGCGGCTGAGCAACCGGCGCCTGCGTGCCAGCGGCTGGACGCCGCGATGGCCGGACGCCCGTGCCGGCTACGCAGCGCTGCTGGCACCGGACTAA
- a CDS encoding shikimate kinase yields the protein MNPARNLFLIGPTGAGKTTVGRRLAGHYGLPFVDLDQEIERHCGVSVATIFELEGETGFRRRERALLDACTQRAPVVLATGAGAVLDAANRRHLAERGFVLWLDVDVERQLERLAHDRHRPLLAAGDRRARLAAMAEARTPLYRETADLAVAAGEADVAATAAHCIELLERHWQRASVAA from the coding sequence ATGAACCCTGCGCGAAACCTGTTTCTGATCGGGCCGACGGGTGCCGGCAAGACCACCGTGGGCCGCCGCCTGGCCGGCCATTATGGCCTGCCCTTCGTCGATCTCGACCAGGAGATCGAACGCCATTGCGGCGTGTCGGTGGCGACCATCTTCGAACTGGAAGGCGAAACCGGCTTCCGCCGGCGCGAGCGCGCCCTGCTCGACGCCTGCACCCAGCGCGCGCCCGTGGTGCTGGCCACCGGCGCCGGCGCGGTGCTGGACGCGGCCAACCGCCGGCATCTGGCCGAGCGCGGCTTCGTGCTGTGGCTCGACGTCGACGTGGAGCGGCAACTCGAACGGCTCGCCCACGACCGCCACCGGCCGCTGCTCGCCGCCGGCGACCGGCGTGCCAGGCTCGCGGCGATGGCCGAGGCGCGCACGCCGCTGTATCGCGAGACCGCCGACCTCGCGGTGGCCGCCGGTGAGGCCGATGTCGCCGCCACCGCCGCGCACTGCATCGAACTGCTCGAGCGCCATTGGCAGCGCGCATCCGTCGCGGCATGA
- the aroB gene encoding 3-dehydroquinate synthase, protein MNRQPLTIEVALGARSYPVWIGRGLLAEADRWRATLRGRHALVVSNTTVAPLYLQRVAAGLDGLAWSSWLLDDGETHKTYANAGRVLEALAALGATRDACVIALGGGVVGDLAGFAAACWMRGIDFMQMPTTLLAMVDSSVGGKTGVNLPAGKNLVGAFHQPRAVVADLDTLATLPPREYRAGLAEVVKGAAIGDPAFFAWLEEHADALVARDEAALAEAIARKVAFKAAVVARDETEQGERALLNFGHSFSHALETAGGYTALLHGEAVAVGMHLAARLSERLRMGTAADTTRLVRLLERLGLPTAIPVGMQAERLLELMRLDKKNTAGTLRLILWRGIGRAEIVADVPAPQVLAVLAENAR, encoded by the coding sequence ATGAATCGGCAGCCTCTCACCATCGAGGTCGCGCTCGGCGCGCGCAGTTACCCGGTGTGGATCGGCCGCGGTCTGCTCGCCGAAGCCGACCGCTGGCGCGCCACGCTGCGCGGCCGGCACGCGCTGGTGGTGAGCAACACCACCGTCGCGCCGCTGTATCTGCAACGCGTGGCCGCCGGGCTCGACGGGCTGGCGTGGTCGAGCTGGCTGCTGGACGACGGCGAGACGCACAAGACCTACGCCAACGCCGGCCGCGTGCTGGAAGCGCTGGCCGCGCTCGGCGCCACCCGCGACGCCTGCGTGATCGCGCTCGGCGGCGGCGTGGTCGGCGATCTGGCCGGCTTCGCCGCGGCCTGCTGGATGCGCGGCATCGACTTCATGCAGATGCCGACCACGCTGCTGGCGATGGTCGACTCCTCGGTCGGCGGCAAGACCGGCGTCAACCTGCCGGCGGGCAAGAATCTGGTCGGCGCCTTCCATCAGCCGCGCGCAGTGGTCGCCGATCTCGACACCCTGGCCACGCTGCCGCCGCGCGAGTACCGCGCAGGACTGGCCGAAGTAGTCAAGGGCGCGGCGATCGGCGATCCTGCCTTCTTCGCCTGGCTGGAAGAGCACGCCGATGCGCTCGTCGCGCGTGATGAAGCCGCGCTGGCCGAGGCGATCGCGCGCAAGGTCGCCTTCAAGGCCGCGGTGGTGGCGCGCGATGAAACCGAACAGGGCGAGCGCGCGCTGCTCAACTTCGGCCACAGCTTCAGTCATGCGCTGGAGACCGCCGGCGGCTACACCGCGCTGCTGCACGGCGAGGCGGTGGCGGTGGGCATGCATCTGGCCGCACGGCTGTCCGAGCGATTGCGCATGGGCACGGCCGCCGACACCACGCGCCTCGTGCGCCTGCTGGAGCGGCTCGGCCTGCCCACGGCGATCCCCGTGGGCATGCAGGCGGAACGGCTGCTCGAACTGATGCGGCTGGACAAGAAGAACACCGCCGGCACGCTGCGGCTGATCCTGTGGCGCGGCATCGGCCGGGCCGAAATCGTCGCCGACGTGCCCGCGCCCCAAGTGCTCGCCGTGCTGGCCGAGAACGCCCGCTGA
- the lpxB gene encoding lipid-A-disaccharide synthase: MIAAVPASPLIALLAGEDSGDQLGADLILALRARHPHARFVGIGGERMRRQGFEAWHDIRELSLFGLAEVVAHLPRLLRLRRGLVQRLLEARPAVVVGIDAPDFNLGVERRLKARGLRTVHYVSPSVWAWRERRVETIGRAADRVLCLFPMEPPIYARHGVDARFVGHPLADRFPERPDRAGARAALKLDAEAPVLAVLPGSRRSELARLGTPFLDAAAQVAGAIPGLQVVIPAANPGLEAELAARLTAWPATLPAPRLLGGQAHAALAAADVALLASGTATLEAMLAKRPMVVGYKVSPLSYRLARLLRLLKTDIYALPNILARTTGLAEQPLVPELMQDDCTAARLAKALLLLFRDAPRRARIAAVFGRLHESLRAPGDANAAAAAAAAIDECLEMPRAVR; encoded by the coding sequence ATGATCGCCGCCGTCCCCGCCTCGCCGCTCATCGCCCTGCTCGCCGGCGAGGATTCGGGCGACCAGCTCGGCGCCGACCTGATCCTCGCCCTGCGCGCGCGCCATCCGCATGCCCGTTTCGTCGGCATCGGCGGCGAACGCATGCGCCGCCAGGGCTTCGAGGCCTGGCACGACATCCGCGAACTCTCGCTGTTCGGTCTCGCCGAGGTGGTCGCCCACTTGCCGCGCTTGCTGCGCCTGCGCCGCGGGCTGGTCCAGCGCCTGCTTGAGGCGCGGCCGGCGGTGGTGGTCGGCATCGATGCACCGGACTTCAATCTCGGCGTTGAACGCCGGCTCAAGGCGCGCGGCCTGCGCACCGTGCATTACGTCAGTCCGTCGGTGTGGGCCTGGCGCGAGCGGCGCGTCGAGACCATCGGCCGCGCCGCCGACCGCGTGCTCTGCCTGTTCCCGATGGAGCCACCGATCTATGCCCGTCACGGCGTGGATGCGCGGTTCGTCGGTCATCCGCTGGCCGACCGCTTTCCCGAACGTCCCGACCGCGCCGGCGCGCGCGCGGCGCTGAAGCTCGATGCCGAGGCGCCGGTGCTGGCCGTGTTGCCGGGCAGCCGGCGCAGCGAGCTCGCGCGACTGGGCACGCCCTTCCTCGACGCCGCCGCGCAGGTGGCCGGCGCGATACCGGGCCTGCAGGTGGTGATCCCGGCTGCCAACCCCGGCCTGGAGGCCGAGCTCGCCGCGCGCCTGACCGCCTGGCCGGCGACGCTGCCGGCACCGCGCCTGCTCGGCGGGCAGGCGCACGCCGCGCTCGCCGCCGCCGATGTCGCCCTGCTCGCCTCCGGCACTGCCACGCTCGAGGCCATGCTGGCCAAGCGGCCGATGGTGGTCGGCTACAAGGTGTCGCCGCTCAGCTATCGCCTGGCACGGCTGCTGCGTCTGCTCAAGACCGACATCTACGCCCTGCCCAATATCCTCGCCCGCACGACCGGCCTCGCCGAGCAGCCGCTGGTGCCCGAGCTGATGCAGGACGACTGCACCGCCGCGCGCCTGGCCAAGGCGCTGCTGCTGCTGTTTCGCGACGCCCCGCGACGGGCGCGGATCGCCGCGGTTTTCGGCCGCCTGCACGAAAGCCTGCGTGCCCCCGGTGACGCCAACGCCGCGGCGGCCGCCGCGGCCGCGATCGACGAATGTCTGGAGATGCCCCGTGCTGTTCGATGA
- the rnhB gene encoding ribonuclease HII, translating into MLQAGVDEAGRGPLAGPLAVAAVILDPRRPIRGLDDSKQLTPERREVLYARIVERALAWHVVLVEVEEIDRVNIFQATMLGMCRALAGLAVAPHEALIDGNQLPRALPCPGVAIVDGDALEPAISAASILAKVTRDRVMCELDRLYPGYGFAAHKGYSTPQHLAALQTLGPCVLHRRSFAPVRERLDTHPLF; encoded by the coding sequence CTGCTGCAGGCCGGTGTCGACGAGGCCGGCCGCGGGCCGCTGGCCGGACCGCTCGCGGTGGCGGCGGTGATCCTCGATCCGCGCCGGCCGATCCGCGGGCTGGACGATTCCAAGCAGCTCACCCCGGAACGGCGCGAAGTGCTCTATGCGCGCATCGTCGAGCGGGCGCTCGCCTGGCACGTGGTGCTGGTCGAGGTCGAGGAGATCGATCGCGTCAACATCTTCCAGGCGACCATGCTCGGCATGTGCCGGGCCCTGGCCGGGCTCGCGGTCGCGCCCCACGAGGCATTGATCGACGGCAACCAGCTGCCGCGCGCCCTGCCCTGCCCGGGCGTGGCGATCGTCGACGGCGACGCCCTGGAACCGGCGATCAGCGCCGCCTCGATCCTGGCCAAGGTCACCCGCGACCGGGTGATGTGCGAGCTCGACCGCCTGTACCCGGGCTACGGGTTCGCCGCGCACAAGGGCTATTCGACGCCGCAGCACCTGGCCGCGCTGCAGACGCTGGGGCCGTGTGTGCTGCACCGGCGCTCCTTCGCCCCGGTACGCGAGCGCCTGGACACCCATCCGCTGTTCTGA